In Phragmites australis chromosome 16, lpPhrAust1.1, whole genome shotgun sequence, one DNA window encodes the following:
- the LOC133894987 gene encoding nuclear polyadenylated RNA-binding protein 3-like: MATDGKASIEEDSNHEEEIEHEEEKSKSEPMDKESEPELKEEDNDGNNDEADLGDGEVIDEHEGDEEGFDGEKPEEKGVDDEGSDEEEPKEEQEGDDDDTEDTTT, from the coding sequence ATGGCCACTGATGGCAAGGCAAGCATCGAGGAGGACTCAAACCACGAGGAGGAGATCGAGCATGAGGAAGAGAAGTCTAAGTCCGAGCCTATGGACAAGGAATCTGAGCCTGAGCTCAAGGAGGAGGACAACGATGGCAACAATGATGAGGCAGATTTGGGCGATGGTGAGGTCATCGATGAACACGAAGGCGATGAAGAGGGCTTCGATGGTGAGAAGCCTGAGGAGAAGGGTGTCGACGATGAGGgatccgacgaggaggagcccAAGGAGGAGcaggaaggcgatgatgacgaTACGGAggacactactacataa
- the LOC133894896 gene encoding beta-sesquiphellandrene synthase-like: MALTSAVCSVKDVQGLPKSPTFHPSLWGDFFLTFQPPTAHQRAYMAERAEVLKEQVKKMLKGANEVPKILDLVITLQRLGLDNHYENEIDELLNFVYNSDYDDKDLHLVSLRFYLLRKNGYHVSSDVFLKFKDKEGNFVANDIKSLLSLYNAAYLRTHGEKVLDEAIIFTRGQLKAALDSLESTLADEVSLALQTPLFRRVRILETRNYIPIYEREAARNEVILELAKFNFNLLQLLYCEELKKVTLWWKQLNVETNLCFIRDRIVEMHFWMTGACPEPKYSLSRVILTKMTAYITILDDIMDTYSTTEEGMLLVEAIYRCEANATELLPEYMKDFYLYLLKTFDLCEDELGENKSYRVFYLKELLKTLVRGYSQEIKWRDEHYVPETINEHLEISRTTVGAFQLACSSFVGMGDIVTKETLDWLLTYPGLLKCFTTFVRLSNDIASTKREQIGGHHASTVQCYMLQHGTTMHNACEKIKELIEDSWKDMMKFYLTPTEQPKVVAQTVVDFARTGDYMYKKTDAFTFSHTIKDMIALLYVEPLF, encoded by the exons ATGGCGCTTACGTCTGCAGTTTGCTCCGTCAAGGATGTTCAGGGGCTGCCAAAGTCTCCGACCTTTCACCCAAGTCTGTGGGGTGATTTCTTCCTCACTTTCCAACCACCCACCGCGCATCAG CGTGCATACATGGCAGAAAGAGCCGAAGTGTTAAAAGAACAAGTTAAGAAGATGCTGAAGGGCGCAAATGAAGTACCAAAAATACTGGATCTTGTAATCACACTGCAACGGCTTGGACTGGATAATCACTACGAGAATGAGATCGACGAGCTGTTAAACTTTGTTTACAATTCTGATTACGACGATAAAGATCTGCATTTAGTTTCACTGCGATTTTATCTTCTACGAAAGAACGGCTATCATGTGTCATCTG ATGTGTTTCTAAAGTTTAAAGATAAGGAAGGAAATTTTGTTGCTAATGATATAAAAAGTCTCTTGAGCTTATATAATGCAGCATACCTTAGGACACATGGGGAGAAAGTACTTGATGAAGCCATTATATTCACTAGAGGCCAACTTAAAGCTGCATTAGACTCTTTGGAATCGACATTAGCAGATGAAGTATCTCTTGCCCTTCAAACACCTCTCTTTCGAAGGGTTAGAATATTGGAAACAAGAAATTATATCCCAATTTACGAAAGGGAGGCTGCACGAAATGAGGTCATATTAGAGTTGGCAAAGTTCAATTTCAACCTTCTTCAACTTCTTTATTGTGAGGAGTTAAAAAAGGTCACACT GTGGTGGAAGCAGCTTAATGTTGAAACAAATTTATGTTTTATTCGAGATAGAATCGTGGAAATGCATTTCTGGATGACAGGAGCATGCCCTGAGCCCAAATATTCTCTTTCACGTGTTATACTCACGAAGATGACAGCCTATATCACCATACTAGATGACATAATGGATACCTACAGTACAACTGAGGAGGGAATGCTGCTTGTTGAGGCAATATACAG GTGTGAGGCGAACGCTACTGAACTACTTCCAGAATACATGAAGGATTTCTACTTGTACTTATTGAAGACATTTGATTTGTGTGAGGATGAACTAGGAGAAAACAAAAGCTATCGGGTGTTTTATCTCAAAGAATTG TTGAAGACGTTGGTCCGAGGATACTCTCAGGAGATAAAATGGCGTGATGAACATTATGTTCCAGAAACAATCAACGAACATCTAGAAATTTCAAGAACAACTGTCGGAGCTTTTCAACTAGCATGTTCTTCATTTGTTGGGATGGGTGACATCGTAACAAAGGAAACTCTTGACTGGCTATTGACATATCCAGGACTTCTCAAGTGTTTCACAACATTTGTACGACTCTCCAATGATATTGCATCAACAAAG CGTGAGCAAATAGGAGGGCACCATGCTTCTACTGTCCAATGTTATATGTTGCAGCATGGGACAACAATGCACAATGCATGTGAGAAGATAAAAGAGCTAATTGAAGATTCATGGAAGGATATGATGAAATTCTACCTTACACCAACAGAACAGCCAAAGGTTGTGGCACAGACGGTTGTTGATTTTGCGAGGACTGGGGACTACATGTACAAGAAAACAGACGCATTCACTTTCTCCCATACTATCAAAGATATGATAGCATTACTCTATGTGGAGCCACTGTTCTAA
- the LOC133894843 gene encoding (S)-beta-macrocarpene synthase-like isoform X2, translated as MAAACADGPRSHHEEMRKPAPFHPTLWGDFFLSYQPPTSAKESQMRERAGVLREEVRKIIKGLNDLPEMVDLIITLQRLGLDHHYEDEINKLLHVVYNSNHDGGNLDFVSRRFYLLRKSGYNVPSDVFLKFKDQEGNFVDADIGSLLSLYNAAYTRIHGETLLDEAIAFARRCLQDGLKRLESPLAEEVSSALDTPLIRRFGILEMRNYIPIYEKEPKRNETILEFAKLNFNLTQILYCTELKEVTLWWKELSVESNLSFVRDRIVEVYFWMSGGCYNPQYSHSRIILTKIVAFITILDDTLDTYATTHESMLLAEAIDRWDEGAISLLPGYMKDFYLYLLKTFSSFEHELGPDKSYRVFYLKEAREQTEKHCVSNVQCYMKEHGTTWHDACQEMKEVTEDTWKDMIQQSLVLTEQPKVVPRTILDFSRTTDYIYKTADTYTVSHTIKDTVKLLYVDPIPI; from the exons ATGGCGGCAGCGTGTGCAGATGGTCCTCGCTCCCACCATGAGGAAATGAGGAAGCCTGCCCCCTTCCACCCGACTCTGTGGGGAGATTTCTTCCTTTCTTACCAGCCGCCGACTTCAGCAAAG GAATCTCAAATGCGGGAAAGGGCTGGAGTGCTAAGGGAAGAAGTGAGGAAGATAATCAAAGGCTTAAACGATCTGCCAGAAATGGTGGACCTTATAATCACGCTGCAGCGACTTGGTCTTGACCACCACTACGAGGATGAGATAAACAAGCTGTTGCACGTTGTTTATAACTCCAATCACGATGGCGGTAATCTGGACTTTGTTTCGCGCCGATTCTATCTTCTGCGTAAAAGTGGCTATAACGTGCCATCCG ATGTATTTCTGAAGTTTAAAGATCAAGAAGGGAATTTTGTTGATGCTGATATTGGAAGCTTGTTAAGCTTATACAATGCAGCGTACACGAGGATTCATGGAGAGACATTGCTTGACGAGGCAATTGCTTTCGCTAGAAGATGCCTTCAAGATGGATTGAAACGTTTGGAATCACCACTGGCAGAGGAAGTGTCTTCTGCCCTTGATACACCTCTTATCCGAAGGTTTGGAATTTTGGAAATGAGGAACTACATTCCTATTTACGAAAAGGAGCCTAAACGAAACGAAACAATACTGGAGTTCGCAAAACTGAACTTCAACCTTACGCAAATTCTTTATTGCACGGAGCTAAAAGAGGTCACGCT GTGGTGGAAGGAACTCAGCGTCGAATCAAACTTGAGTTTTGTTAGGGATCGGATCGTAGAGGTGTATTTTTGGATGAGCGGGGGATGCTACAATCCTCAATACTCTCATTCTCGAATTATACTTACGAAGATTGTTGCTTTTATTACAATACTAGACGATACCCTTGACACATATGCTACCACTCATGAGAGTATGCTGCTTGCGGAAGCAATTGACAG ATGGGATGAAGGTGCAATATCTCTCCTTCCAGGATACATGAAGGATTTCTACTTATATTTATTGAAGACATTTTCTTCATTTGAGCATGAGTTAGGACCAGATAAGAGCTACCGTGTGTTTTATTTAAAAGAAGCG CGTGAGCAAACAGAGAAGCACTGTGTCTCCAATGTTCAGTGTTACATGAAGGAGCATGGAACAACATGGCATGATGCATGCCAAGAGATGAAAGAAGTTACTGAAGATACATGGAAGGATATGATACAACAATCCCTTGTATTGACAGAACAACCAAAGGTCGTGCCACGGACAATTCTTGACTTTTCAAGAACTACAGATTACATTTACAAGACAGCTGATACATACACTGTTTCCCATACGATCAAAGATACGGTGAAATTGCTCTATGTGGATCCAATACCAATATGA
- the LOC133894843 gene encoding (S)-beta-macrocarpene synthase-like isoform X1 yields MAAACADGPRSHHEEMRKPAPFHPTLWGDFFLSYQPPTSAKESQMRERAGVLREEVRKIIKGLNDLPEMVDLIITLQRLGLDHHYEDEINKLLHVVYNSNHDGGNLDFVSRRFYLLRKSGYNVPSDVFLKFKDQEGNFVDADIGSLLSLYNAAYTRIHGETLLDEAIAFARRCLQDGLKRLESPLAEEVSSALDTPLIRRFGILEMRNYIPIYEKEPKRNETILEFAKLNFNLTQILYCTELKEVTLWWKELSVESNLSFVRDRIVEVYFWMSGGCYNPQYSHSRIILTKIVAFITILDDTLDTYATTHESMLLAEAIDRWDEGAISLLPGYMKDFYLYLLKTFSSFEHELGPDKSYRVFYLKEAMKQLVQAYMKEIKWRDDGYVPETMSEHLEVSLISIGGVAVLCAAFVGMGDIITKEILEWVLSDAQFVKAFGIFVRLTNDIVSTKREQTEKHCVSNVQCYMKEHGTTWHDACQEMKEVTEDTWKDMIQQSLVLTEQPKVVPRTILDFSRTTDYIYKTADTYTVSHTIKDTVKLLYVDPIPI; encoded by the exons ATGGCGGCAGCGTGTGCAGATGGTCCTCGCTCCCACCATGAGGAAATGAGGAAGCCTGCCCCCTTCCACCCGACTCTGTGGGGAGATTTCTTCCTTTCTTACCAGCCGCCGACTTCAGCAAAG GAATCTCAAATGCGGGAAAGGGCTGGAGTGCTAAGGGAAGAAGTGAGGAAGATAATCAAAGGCTTAAACGATCTGCCAGAAATGGTGGACCTTATAATCACGCTGCAGCGACTTGGTCTTGACCACCACTACGAGGATGAGATAAACAAGCTGTTGCACGTTGTTTATAACTCCAATCACGATGGCGGTAATCTGGACTTTGTTTCGCGCCGATTCTATCTTCTGCGTAAAAGTGGCTATAACGTGCCATCCG ATGTATTTCTGAAGTTTAAAGATCAAGAAGGGAATTTTGTTGATGCTGATATTGGAAGCTTGTTAAGCTTATACAATGCAGCGTACACGAGGATTCATGGAGAGACATTGCTTGACGAGGCAATTGCTTTCGCTAGAAGATGCCTTCAAGATGGATTGAAACGTTTGGAATCACCACTGGCAGAGGAAGTGTCTTCTGCCCTTGATACACCTCTTATCCGAAGGTTTGGAATTTTGGAAATGAGGAACTACATTCCTATTTACGAAAAGGAGCCTAAACGAAACGAAACAATACTGGAGTTCGCAAAACTGAACTTCAACCTTACGCAAATTCTTTATTGCACGGAGCTAAAAGAGGTCACGCT GTGGTGGAAGGAACTCAGCGTCGAATCAAACTTGAGTTTTGTTAGGGATCGGATCGTAGAGGTGTATTTTTGGATGAGCGGGGGATGCTACAATCCTCAATACTCTCATTCTCGAATTATACTTACGAAGATTGTTGCTTTTATTACAATACTAGACGATACCCTTGACACATATGCTACCACTCATGAGAGTATGCTGCTTGCGGAAGCAATTGACAG ATGGGATGAAGGTGCAATATCTCTCCTTCCAGGATACATGAAGGATTTCTACTTATATTTATTGAAGACATTTTCTTCATTTGAGCATGAGTTAGGACCAGATAAGAGCTACCGTGTGTTTTATTTAAAAGAAGCG ATGAAGCAATTAGTTCAGGCATAcatgaaggaaataaaatggcGTGATGACGGTTATGTGCCAGAAACAATGAGCGAACACCTTGAAGTTTCACTTATAAGCATTGGGGGTGTCGCGGTGCTATGTGCCGCATTTGTTGGAATGGGCGATATAATAACAAAGGAGATCCTCGAATGGGTTTTGAGCGACGCTCAATTTGTTAAGGCTTTTGGTATATTTGTACGGCTCACCAATGATATTGTATCAACCAAG CGTGAGCAAACAGAGAAGCACTGTGTCTCCAATGTTCAGTGTTACATGAAGGAGCATGGAACAACATGGCATGATGCATGCCAAGAGATGAAAGAAGTTACTGAAGATACATGGAAGGATATGATACAACAATCCCTTGTATTGACAGAACAACCAAAGGTCGTGCCACGGACAATTCTTGACTTTTCAAGAACTACAGATTACATTTACAAGACAGCTGATACATACACTGTTTCCCATACGATCAAAGATACGGTGAAATTGCTCTATGTGGATCCAATACCAATATGA